A window of Metabacillus sp. B2-18 contains these coding sequences:
- a CDS encoding sugar phosphate isomerase/epimerase family protein, whose protein sequence is MKLGVFTPLYQNLPFETMLDKVKEMGLETVELGTGNYPGNHHCDPDELLQSPEKAKAFMRAIESRGLSISGLSFHGNPLHPNKKLADDSHEVWRKTVLLAEKLEIPVVNGFSGCPGDHNEAKNPNWVTCSWPPEFTEVLNWQWNEVVIPYWKEEAKFARSRGIQVAFEMHPGFVVYNPETLLKLREHAGDNIGANFDPSHLVWQGIDPIAAIKKLGRENAIFHFHAKDTYLDKENIKVNGVLDTKHYSEILDRSWTFRSVGYGHEEKLWKDMISSLRAVGYDYVISIEHEDMLASTDEGLKKAISLLKGAMFKEELTEMWWA, encoded by the coding sequence ATGAAACTAGGTGTTTTTACACCACTTTATCAAAACCTCCCATTTGAAACGATGCTAGATAAAGTGAAGGAAATGGGATTAGAAACGGTTGAACTTGGGACAGGAAATTATCCTGGTAACCATCACTGTGATCCAGATGAATTACTTCAATCACCTGAAAAAGCAAAGGCGTTCATGAGAGCGATTGAAAGCAGAGGATTATCCATTAGTGGGCTTAGTTTCCATGGGAATCCTTTGCACCCTAATAAAAAGTTAGCAGATGATTCTCATGAGGTGTGGAGAAAAACAGTTCTTCTAGCTGAAAAATTAGAAATACCTGTTGTAAATGGATTCTCCGGATGTCCTGGAGATCATAATGAAGCAAAAAATCCAAACTGGGTAACATGCTCGTGGCCGCCAGAATTTACAGAAGTTTTAAATTGGCAGTGGAATGAAGTAGTGATTCCTTACTGGAAGGAAGAAGCGAAGTTTGCCAGATCACGTGGTATTCAAGTTGCGTTTGAAATGCATCCTGGATTTGTCGTTTATAACCCTGAAACATTGCTAAAGTTACGAGAACATGCAGGAGATAACATCGGAGCAAATTTTGATCCAAGTCATTTAGTTTGGCAAGGAATCGATCCAATTGCAGCGATTAAAAAGCTTGGACGTGAAAATGCGATCTTCCATTTCCATGCAAAGGACACCTATTTGGATAAAGAAAACATAAAAGTAAACGGTGTTTTAGATACGAAGCACTACAGTGAGATTTTAGACCGATCATGGACATTTCGATCAGTTGGATATGGACATGAAGAGAAATTATGGAAAGACATGATTAGTTCATTGCGAGCAGTTGGTTATGATTATGTGATCTCAATTGAACATGAAGATATGCTGGCTTCGACTGATGAAGGACTAAAAAAAGCAATCTCTCTATTAAAAGGAGCCATGTTTAAAGAAGAGCTAACTGAAATGTGGTGGGCTTAA
- a CDS encoding zinc-dependent alcohol dehydrogenase family protein: MSMKAVFFPGDKKVEIREVDIPTPGQGEVLIQLKASAICRSDMSLYHGTSVFEGTKTGCTVPGHEPAGVITGVGPGVTKFQDGDRVAVYLALGCGECAHCKSGYKMFCKEFKCIGFDSHGGDADYMVVPAENCMRLPDSMSFVTAAVSTDAVGTLYHAQRRMNISGKDTLVIFGMGPMGGAGVMIAKGLGATVIAVDMLDERLELAKDLAADYTINGKEFNVQEEINRITNGAGADAAIDCSGSPYAENDALDCVKAHGRVAFIGESKETTIKPSQQLIRKQITVMGSWYFPIQEFDEITEFIVRKNLPVEKLVTHTFKLEEAADAFRMFDERKTEKAVFVW; the protein is encoded by the coding sequence ATGTCAATGAAGGCTGTTTTTTTCCCAGGAGATAAAAAAGTAGAAATTCGTGAGGTAGACATTCCAACTCCTGGTCAGGGAGAAGTGTTAATTCAGTTAAAAGCATCCGCTATATGCCGTAGTGATATGAGCTTATACCATGGTACGTCTGTATTTGAAGGGACAAAAACAGGTTGTACGGTTCCAGGTCACGAGCCGGCAGGTGTGATTACAGGTGTAGGTCCAGGAGTGACAAAATTCCAAGATGGAGATCGCGTAGCTGTTTATTTAGCACTAGGCTGTGGTGAATGTGCACATTGTAAGAGTGGCTACAAAATGTTCTGTAAGGAATTTAAATGTATTGGCTTTGACTCTCATGGTGGTGACGCAGATTATATGGTAGTTCCAGCTGAAAATTGCATGAGATTACCTGATAGTATGAGTTTTGTTACAGCTGCTGTATCGACGGATGCAGTTGGTACTCTCTACCATGCTCAAAGAAGAATGAACATATCTGGAAAAGATACGCTCGTTATTTTTGGAATGGGTCCTATGGGTGGGGCTGGCGTTATGATTGCAAAAGGCTTAGGCGCAACTGTTATTGCCGTTGATATGCTTGATGAACGCCTAGAATTAGCAAAAGATCTAGCTGCTGATTACACAATTAATGGAAAAGAATTTAACGTACAAGAAGAGATTAATCGCATTACAAATGGAGCAGGTGCTGATGCAGCAATCGATTGCTCTGGAAGTCCTTATGCTGAAAATGATGCGCTAGATTGTGTGAAAGCTCATGGAAGAGTTGCGTTCATCGGTGAAAGCAAAGAAACAACCATTAAACCAAGTCAGCAATTAATTCGTAAACAAATTACTGTTATGGGCTCCTGGTATTTCCCGATTCAAGAATTTGATGAAATTACAGAATTTATTGTGAGAAAAAATCTACCTGTTGAAAAACTAGTTACACATACGTTCAAACTTGAAGAAGCAGCAGATGCATTCCGTATGTTCGATGAAAGAAAAACAGAAAAAGCTGTGTTTGTTTGGTGA
- a CDS encoding sugar phosphate isomerase/epimerase family protein — protein sequence MLKGISFNTWVYSSFPAWVPSYPLEEVINRLSSFGYDAIEIGCASPHAWPDYLSPERRQEIFNLLKEKNLKVSAMLPAPGGGPGMNPSSPIKEEREFTIQHYKDVVRLAHDWECPTVMWIAGWVPFGTSQQDAWNYSLEGLREVANYAKDFGITLVVEPTPADSNLIETADDALLLAEESEMDNVKVMFDTFHALYRNEVPSDYVYRMKEKLHHVHISDNDRLPPGEGRCDFDAVLKALKDINYDGYLSMEVGFHSRQSEPDWYAKTSIEFLKQKISEIY from the coding sequence ATGTTAAAGGGCATTTCTTTCAATACATGGGTTTATAGCAGTTTTCCAGCTTGGGTACCTTCTTATCCTCTAGAGGAAGTAATTAACCGTTTATCATCATTTGGATACGATGCAATTGAAATTGGCTGCGCAAGTCCTCATGCTTGGCCAGATTATTTATCACCAGAGAGAAGACAAGAAATATTTAATCTATTAAAAGAAAAGAACTTAAAAGTTTCAGCTATGCTACCAGCTCCAGGTGGTGGTCCTGGTATGAATCCAAGCTCACCAATTAAAGAGGAAAGAGAATTTACGATTCAGCATTATAAAGATGTTGTTAGATTAGCACATGATTGGGAATGTCCAACTGTTATGTGGATTGCTGGATGGGTACCATTTGGAACATCACAGCAGGATGCTTGGAATTATAGCTTAGAAGGTTTAAGAGAAGTTGCAAATTATGCAAAAGATTTTGGCATCACGTTAGTTGTTGAACCTACTCCTGCTGATAGTAATTTAATAGAAACTGCTGATGATGCACTTCTTTTAGCCGAGGAATCAGAAATGGATAATGTGAAAGTAATGTTTGATACATTCCATGCACTTTATCGAAATGAAGTACCTAGTGATTATGTTTATCGCATGAAGGAAAAATTACACCATGTTCATATTTCGGATAATGATCGCCTTCCTCCAGGAGAAGGAAGATGTGACTTCGATGCGGTGTTAAAAGCTTTAAAGGACATTAATTATGATGGATATCTTTCAATGGAAGTTGGTTTCCATTCTAGACAATCAGAACCAGATTGGTACGCAAAAACATCAATTGAATTCTTAAAACAAAAGATATCTGAAATCTACTAA
- a CDS encoding sugar phosphate isomerase/epimerase family protein — MKLGYQTNTWGGVVGHPAGVTSVKDAYYLANGSTEEALEDIAAAGYQGFELFDGNLMQYKGKEEEFKRLVEKNSLDFIGVYTGGNFIFPDILEDELVKIEEVAALASTLGAEHLVVGGGAVRAKGILESDYKDLGEALDKVSHIAEKYGLIASYHPHLGTCVQSPEQLEKLMPLTMINLCPDTAHIEAGGGDPVEVMRKYIDRIKYVHLKDYQNGEFLPLGDGDQVFDAMLKVLDEAQYDGWITVELDSYQDPKVGAEISRKYLSKYESLTSN; from the coding sequence ATGAAGTTAGGTTATCAAACGAACACTTGGGGAGGCGTAGTTGGCCATCCTGCAGGTGTAACGTCAGTAAAAGATGCATACTATCTTGCAAATGGCTCAACGGAGGAAGCGTTGGAAGATATTGCTGCAGCAGGCTATCAGGGCTTTGAGCTTTTTGATGGAAATCTAATGCAATATAAAGGAAAAGAAGAAGAGTTTAAGAGACTCGTTGAAAAAAATTCGTTAGACTTTATCGGAGTTTATACTGGTGGGAACTTTATCTTTCCGGACATTTTAGAAGATGAATTAGTGAAAATTGAAGAAGTTGCTGCTCTAGCATCTACTCTAGGAGCAGAGCACCTAGTTGTTGGTGGAGGAGCCGTTCGAGCTAAAGGTATTTTAGAGAGCGATTACAAAGATTTAGGTGAAGCATTAGATAAAGTCAGTCATATTGCGGAAAAATATGGTCTCATTGCTAGCTACCATCCACACTTAGGTACTTGTGTTCAGTCACCGGAACAATTAGAAAAATTAATGCCTCTAACCATGATTAACTTATGCCCAGACACAGCTCATATTGAAGCGGGTGGAGGAGATCCAGTGGAGGTCATGAGAAAATACATCGATCGTATTAAATATGTTCATCTTAAAGATTATCAAAACGGAGAGTTTTTACCATTAGGGGATGGAGATCAAGTCTTTGATGCAATGCTTAAAGTATTAGACGAAGCTCAATATGATGGGTGGATAACAGTTGAACTTGATAGCTACCAAGATCCAAAGGTTGGTGCAGAAATTAGTCGTAAATATCTTTCAAAATATGAATCTTTGACATCAAATTAA
- a CDS encoding substrate-binding domain-containing protein — protein sequence MKKLLSILSMVLLATMLGLVGCSQGSSTTSETSDQDQGSEEQDTTEAYGPIVINQEIPDQEILSKGPDGESAVSAKTLELTEEEVQKIKDGNYKAAIVMHYAGNDWATAQIEGLKATFSKMGIEIVAVTDAQFKAEKQVSDIETVLAKDPDIIVGIPVDPVSTASAFKKAADAGVKVVFMDNKPNNLEAGKDYVSVVSADNYGNGVQAAEIMAEELGGKGNIGVVYHDADYFVTKQRVEAFEKTITEKYPDIKIVERGGIVAPNDGEKVASGMLTKNPDLDGMFVVWDVPAEGALAAARTAGRNDLVITTIDLGTTVAIDIASDGMIKGLGAQLPYDQGISEAILAGYGLLGKEAPAYVAVPALKVTPDNVLDSWKLVYSKEAPNTIQEAAK from the coding sequence ATGAAAAAGTTACTTTCTATTTTATCTATGGTTTTGTTAGCAACAATGCTAGGTCTTGTAGGATGCAGTCAAGGAAGTTCTACTACCTCTGAAACAAGTGATCAAGATCAAGGTTCAGAAGAACAAGACACAACAGAAGCATATGGTCCTATCGTCATTAACCAGGAAATTCCTGATCAAGAAATCTTAAGTAAAGGGCCTGATGGAGAGTCGGCTGTCTCCGCAAAAACACTTGAGCTAACAGAAGAGGAAGTTCAAAAGATTAAAGATGGTAACTATAAGGCAGCTATTGTCATGCACTATGCTGGAAATGACTGGGCTACAGCACAAATTGAAGGGTTGAAAGCAACATTTTCCAAAATGGGAATTGAGATAGTAGCAGTAACAGACGCGCAATTTAAAGCAGAAAAACAAGTATCAGATATTGAAACAGTATTAGCTAAAGATCCAGATATCATCGTTGGGATCCCTGTTGACCCTGTGTCTACAGCATCGGCATTTAAGAAAGCGGCTGATGCGGGTGTCAAAGTAGTCTTTATGGATAATAAGCCAAATAATTTAGAAGCTGGTAAAGATTATGTCAGTGTTGTATCTGCTGATAACTATGGCAATGGAGTTCAAGCAGCTGAAATCATGGCAGAAGAATTAGGTGGAAAAGGAAATATCGGTGTTGTTTATCATGATGCAGATTATTTTGTTACAAAGCAACGTGTTGAAGCATTTGAGAAAACAATAACAGAAAAATATCCTGACATAAAGATCGTAGAGCGTGGAGGAATTGTGGCACCTAACGATGGAGAGAAGGTTGCTTCAGGTATGTTAACAAAAAATCCAGATCTTGATGGAATGTTCGTCGTTTGGGATGTTCCTGCTGAAGGGGCATTAGCAGCAGCACGTACCGCTGGAAGGAATGACCTAGTAATCACAACAATTGACTTAGGAACAACAGTTGCCATTGATATTGCATCAGATGGAATGATTAAAGGCTTAGGCGCACAACTTCCATATGATCAAGGAATCTCAGAAGCGATCTTAGCTGGATATGGTTTGCTTGGAAAAGAAGCACCTGCATATGTAGCAGTTCCCGCATTAAAAGTAACACCGGATAATGTATTAGATTCCTGGAAACTTGTATATTCAAAAGAAGCTCCAAATACGATTCAAGAAGCTGCAAAATAA
- a CDS encoding Gfo/Idh/MocA family protein: MKKLNVGMIGGGFMGKAHALAYAGMPMFFWPAPAVPHRHTLVDVTDEIAKEAAAKLGFDNYSSNWREVVENPEIDIIDIVTPNNSHAEIAIAAAKAGKHVICEKPLARDADETKTMLDAVEAAGVKHMVAFNYRRTPAVALAKKYIEEGRIGNILNFRGTYLQDWSADPNSPLSWRFQKEIAGSGALGDIGTHVIDFARYLVGEITDVNAVSKTWIPERPVQSGGADKLGTVKSAGDVPKGKVDVDDEITTLVKFENGAVGSIEATRNAWGRNNFLTFEIHGDKGSIYFNYERRDELQVCFSDDPGDAKGFRTVYTGPAHPYGEGLWPIPALGIGYGETKIIEAYDFIKSIVDDTTVSPNFDDGYRIAVISDAILESAEKGQWVNLEKSPVKTN; the protein is encoded by the coding sequence ATGAAAAAATTAAACGTAGGAATGATTGGCGGAGGATTTATGGGAAAGGCACATGCTCTTGCTTACGCGGGAATGCCAATGTTTTTTTGGCCGGCACCTGCTGTCCCGCATCGTCACACGCTTGTTGACGTGACAGATGAAATTGCAAAAGAAGCAGCAGCGAAATTAGGTTTTGATAACTACTCATCTAACTGGAGAGAGGTAGTTGAAAATCCAGAGATCGACATTATTGATATAGTGACACCAAATAATTCACATGCTGAAATTGCCATTGCTGCAGCAAAAGCTGGTAAACATGTAATCTGTGAAAAACCTTTAGCTAGAGATGCTGACGAAACAAAAACAATGTTAGATGCAGTAGAAGCAGCAGGTGTAAAGCATATGGTCGCTTTTAACTACAGAAGAACACCAGCTGTTGCACTTGCGAAAAAATATATTGAAGAAGGTAGAATTGGAAACATTTTAAACTTCCGTGGAACATATCTTCAAGATTGGTCTGCAGATCCTAACTCACCATTATCATGGCGCTTCCAAAAGGAAATTGCCGGATCAGGTGCACTAGGTGACATTGGTACACATGTTATTGATTTTGCCCGCTACTTAGTTGGGGAAATCACAGATGTCAATGCCGTATCAAAAACGTGGATCCCAGAAAGACCAGTTCAATCAGGCGGCGCAGACAAATTAGGTACAGTAAAAAGTGCAGGAGATGTTCCTAAAGGTAAAGTAGACGTAGATGATGAAATCACAACATTAGTCAAATTTGAAAATGGTGCAGTTGGAAGCATTGAAGCAACTCGTAATGCATGGGGACGCAATAACTTCCTAACATTTGAAATCCACGGTGATAAGGGTTCTATCTATTTTAACTATGAGCGTCGTGATGAGCTCCAAGTATGCTTCTCAGACGATCCAGGAGATGCAAAAGGGTTCAGAACAGTTTACACTGGACCAGCTCATCCATACGGTGAAGGCTTATGGCCAATTCCTGCATTAGGGATTGGTTACGGTGAAACAAAGATTATTGAAGCGTATGACTTTATTAAATCAATTGTGGATGATACAACAGTTTCTCCTAACTTTGACGATGGATATCGAATTGCTGTTATTAGTGATGCGATTCTTGAATCAGCTGAAAAAGGTCAGTGGGTGAATCTTGAAAAATCACCTGTAAAAACAAATTAA
- a CDS encoding Rrf2 family transcriptional regulator: MSISSRFAVGIHILALIELNKEGITSSEFLASSVNTNSAVIRKLMGMLKNAGLIEVKPGIAGAKLSKELYDITLFDVYKAVNVVQEKELFSIHENPNPKCPVGRNIQNTIEPLFTSAQLAMEKMLRSVTLEDVVKDIATNENN; the protein is encoded by the coding sequence ATGTCCATCAGCAGCAGATTCGCTGTCGGCATTCATATATTAGCTTTAATTGAATTAAATAAAGAAGGGATAACGTCTTCTGAATTTTTAGCATCCAGTGTGAACACAAACTCAGCAGTGATCAGAAAACTCATGGGAATGTTAAAAAACGCTGGTTTAATCGAGGTAAAACCAGGTATTGCAGGGGCTAAACTCTCAAAAGAATTATATGATATTACACTGTTTGACGTTTATAAAGCAGTGAATGTAGTACAGGAAAAAGAGCTATTTAGCATCCATGAAAACCCAAATCCAAAATGTCCTGTAGGTAGGAACATTCAGAATACAATCGAACCATTGTTCACATCAGCTCAGTTAGCTATGGAGAAGATGTTGAGGAGCGTAACACTAGAGGATGTTGTGAAGGATATTGCTACGAATGAGAATAACTAG
- a CDS encoding SDR family oxidoreductase has translation MKILVTGATGKLGSKVVETLLTSIPASELAVSVRDPEKAEGLRARGVEVRKGDFDHPETLDDAFKGIDRLLIISADGDNDTRIRQHTNAVKAAERAGIKFIAYTSIANATESKNLMAPPHVATEAAIMKSGIPYSFLRNNWYLENEIGSIQGVMAGAPWITSAGAGKVGWALQQDYADAAAAVLLGEGNENTVYELSGPLLTQEELVKAIGAVLGKEIPVQQVGDEEYAEMMKGLGLPEFVIPIVVGIQESIRNGSLEIESNDFEKVLGRPITPIKEALTQIVNENAQSK, from the coding sequence ATGAAAATATTAGTTACAGGAGCTACTGGAAAATTAGGATCTAAGGTTGTGGAGACATTATTAACATCCATACCTGCGAGTGAGCTGGCGGTGAGTGTTCGAGATCCTGAGAAAGCAGAAGGACTTCGAGCTCGTGGAGTAGAGGTTCGAAAAGGTGATTTTGACCATCCAGAAACATTAGATGATGCTTTTAAAGGGATTGATCGTTTATTAATTATTTCTGCAGATGGTGATAATGATACAAGAATTCGTCAACATACAAATGCAGTGAAAGCAGCTGAACGTGCAGGGATAAAATTTATTGCATACACGAGTATCGCAAATGCAACAGAAAGCAAAAATTTAATGGCTCCACCTCATGTTGCGACAGAAGCAGCCATCATGAAGTCAGGTATTCCGTATTCTTTCTTGCGTAATAATTGGTATTTGGAAAACGAAATTGGTAGCATTCAAGGTGTTATGGCAGGAGCTCCATGGATAACTTCTGCTGGAGCTGGTAAAGTTGGTTGGGCACTACAACAAGATTATGCAGATGCAGCGGCAGCAGTTCTTTTAGGTGAAGGGAACGAAAATACAGTTTATGAACTTTCTGGCCCTCTTTTAACTCAAGAAGAATTAGTAAAAGCTATTGGTGCTGTATTAGGCAAAGAAATACCGGTACAACAAGTTGGTGACGAAGAATATGCCGAAATGATGAAAGGCTTAGGTTTACCTGAATTTGTCATTCCGATTGTAGTAGGAATTCAAGAAAGCATTCGAAATGGTTCACTTGAAATTGAAAGCAATGATTTTGAAAAAGTTCTTGGTCGCCCAATTACGCCAATCAAAGAGGCACTTACACAAATTGTAAATGAAAACGCTCAATCAAAATAA
- a CDS encoding transposase: MKKYPLEIILAAVTTYLEGVESIRKIAKKYNVSKSMLHRWVVKFMA, translated from the coding sequence ATGAAGAAATATCCCTTAGAAATAATACTAGCAGCTGTTACTACCTACCTTGAAGGTGTAGAATCTATAAGGAAAATAGCTAAAAAGTACAACGTTAGTAAATCCATGTTGCATAGGTGGGTAGTGAAATTCATGGCGTAG
- a CDS encoding helix-turn-helix domain-containing protein, whose translation MGSEIHGVAGLQESYTNYSVKFKMNVLNYMNEMGASIEEATAVFNVSSSSAVYRWKVLFETQGIDALQQKEKERSTSMWKKSNNKPVEGSEEALRAEIEKLKMENAYLKKLQALIKKNLQIKTKRK comes from the coding sequence GTGGGTAGTGAAATTCATGGCGTAGCTGGCTTACAAGAATCCTATACAAATTATTCTGTTAAGTTTAAAATGAACGTACTTAACTACATGAACGAGATGGGAGCGTCCATCGAAGAAGCTACCGCAGTATTTAATGTTTCTTCCTCTTCTGCCGTGTACCGGTGGAAGGTTTTATTTGAAACACAGGGAATTGACGCTCTTCAACAAAAGGAAAAGGAGCGTTCAACATCTATGTGGAAAAAATCTAATAATAAACCAGTAGAGGGATCAGAAGAAGCACTACGTGCTGAAATAGAAAAGCTTAAGATGGAAAATGCATATTTAAAAAAGTTACAAGCCTTAATAAAGAAAAACTTACAGATAAAGACAAAGCGCAAGTGA
- a CDS encoding LysR family transcriptional regulator: protein MELRQLHYFLTVAEELNFSRAAERLRITQPPLSLQIQNLEKELGIDLFYRNNRHVELTDAGKIFSEEVRKIIDHIDHAVEIAQRTHRGETGKLRIGFVGSATYDILPYVLREFRSLYPDVQVQLHEMATPVQIEALRQEEIDVGFVRPPVNYDIIRTEIVSTSPCVLAVPKQHPLLEKKTISLSDLNHYPFVMLSRKTWDGLYNDILKLCNPVIHQEALEFQTVIGLVAAGLGIAVVPKSAINLHTQDVVYMDLKDQLPVASMGVSWRRNDQSPLVKTFIKMAKEMG from the coding sequence ATGGAGCTCCGCCAACTGCATTATTTTCTTACTGTAGCTGAAGAATTAAATTTTAGCCGCGCGGCTGAACGTCTTCGTATCACACAACCGCCCTTAAGCTTACAAATCCAAAATTTAGAAAAAGAGCTAGGGATTGACCTTTTTTATCGAAATAACCGACATGTAGAGTTAACTGATGCTGGGAAAATATTTTCAGAAGAAGTTCGCAAAATAATCGACCATATTGATCATGCTGTGGAGATTGCCCAACGTACACATCGCGGAGAAACCGGAAAACTCAGAATAGGCTTTGTTGGATCTGCAACCTATGACATCCTTCCTTATGTTCTACGAGAATTTCGAAGTTTGTATCCAGATGTCCAAGTACAGCTTCATGAAATGGCCACACCCGTCCAAATTGAGGCATTACGACAGGAGGAAATTGATGTAGGTTTTGTACGTCCTCCTGTTAATTACGATATAATACGTACTGAAATTGTATCCACTTCCCCTTGCGTGTTGGCGGTTCCTAAACAACACCCATTATTGGAGAAGAAAACCATTTCCCTTTCAGATCTTAATCACTACCCATTTGTCATGCTATCTCGGAAAACATGGGACGGACTCTATAACGACATTCTGAAATTATGTAACCCTGTCATTCACCAAGAAGCCCTCGAGTTCCAAACCGTCATTGGTTTAGTTGCAGCTGGTTTAGGAATCGCAGTGGTTCCAAAATCGGCAATAAACTTGCATACTCAAGATGTTGTATACATGGATCTCAAAGATCAATTACCTGTTGCTTCCATGGGTGTTTCTTGGCGACGAAACGATCAATCACCTTTAGTGAAAACCTTTATTAAGATGGCGAAGGAAATGGGGTGA
- a CDS encoding cupin domain-containing protein, with amino-acid sequence MTTNKQPGQFSVGTINENWTGDARFYEYTTAADPVGSSIISPIPAKEFGPQIYNSGETRIIQLDLSSDLRTKYPATSPSLLANFIRINAGDSIKTQPNATSELYYIISGAGTTEVNGESIDWKEGDFVTLPSGSVSTHTAMQDTTIYYILDTPLLDYLGVKATDARFKPTVFTAEQAKEKLNEVANAPDAHLKNRISILLNNQKFDQTLTITHVLWAMFGIVPVGSNQAPHSHKSVALDFVAYAAPGTYTLVGDKIDPVTKQIIDPIRIEWETGKAFVTPPGLWHSHHNESGEPAYIIPIQDAGLQTYLRTLDIQFTHYDQG; translated from the coding sequence ATGACTACAAATAAACAACCTGGACAATTTTCTGTTGGAACGATCAATGAAAACTGGACTGGTGATGCTCGTTTTTATGAATATACGACAGCTGCTGATCCGGTTGGAAGCAGTATCATTAGTCCGATCCCAGCTAAGGAGTTTGGACCTCAAATATATAACTCAGGTGAAACACGTATCATTCAATTGGATCTATCTAGTGATTTACGAACAAAATACCCAGCAACAAGTCCATCACTTCTAGCAAACTTTATTCGAATTAATGCTGGAGATTCCATCAAAACACAACCGAATGCAACTAGTGAATTATATTATATTATTTCTGGTGCAGGCACAACAGAGGTAAATGGAGAATCAATTGACTGGAAGGAAGGAGATTTCGTAACTCTTCCATCTGGTTCAGTAAGTACTCACACAGCGATGCAAGATACAACGATTTACTATATTTTAGATACTCCACTTCTTGATTATTTAGGGGTAAAAGCTACAGATGCACGTTTTAAGCCAACGGTATTTACCGCTGAACAAGCGAAGGAAAAATTGAATGAAGTTGCGAATGCACCAGATGCTCATTTGAAAAATCGTATTTCTATCCTATTAAACAACCAAAAATTTGATCAAACATTAACGATTACACATGTATTATGGGCAATGTTTGGTATTGTGCCTGTCGGATCCAATCAAGCTCCTCATAGCCATAAGTCGGTAGCTCTTGATTTTGTTGCTTATGCTGCACCGGGAACTTATACATTAGTTGGAGATAAGATTGATCCTGTTACAAAACAAATTATTGACCCTATTCGTATCGAGTGGGAAACAGGAAAGGCGTTTGTTACTCCGCCGGGATTATGGCACTCTCATCACAATGAATCCGGGGAGCCTGCCTACATTATCCCAATCCAAGATGCAGGTCTGCAAACATATCTTCGTACGTTGGATATCCAATTTACTCACTATGATCAAGGATAA
- a CDS encoding DUF1450 domain-containing protein, translated as MKVAKFCERNIEVTDAGKVKDILRRDYQDEVDVVVVDCFRRCLECRVKPFCRIQLTTIEANDGDILVTKIIQSVRRETFS; from the coding sequence ATGAAAGTAGCTAAGTTTTGTGAACGCAATATTGAAGTAACTGATGCTGGTAAAGTAAAAGATATTCTTCGGCGTGATTATCAAGACGAAGTAGATGTCGTCGTCGTCGATTGCTTTAGGCGTTGTTTGGAATGCAGGGTGAAACCGTTTTGTCGGATCCAATTAACAACAATTGAAGCAAATGATGGGGATATCTTGGTAACTAAAATAATACAAAGTGTACGTAGAGAAACTTTTAGCTAG
- a CDS encoding CidA/LrgA family protein: MIRNIGGIIFQLVILWGINQLGYFIVSWTKLPLPGNVMGMLILIILLGTGIFPLSLIEKAATFLIKHLAFFFIPIAVGLIQFGDLFLEYGILLGIAITISALVGIYVTGFVTQFLSKRKGEKSL, translated from the coding sequence TTGATACGGAATATTGGAGGCATTATTTTTCAACTTGTTATATTGTGGGGAATTAATCAACTCGGCTATTTCATAGTAAGTTGGACTAAGCTTCCATTACCAGGAAATGTGATGGGGATGCTTATTCTAATTATCTTGTTAGGGACTGGTATTTTCCCGTTATCACTTATAGAAAAAGCAGCAACTTTTCTAATCAAACATTTAGCTTTCTTTTTTATCCCAATAGCAGTTGGATTAATCCAATTTGGTGATTTATTTTTAGAGTACGGTATTTTGTTGGGGATTGCCATTACGATAAGTGCATTGGTTGGAATATATGTAACAGGTTTTGTTACTCAATTTTTATCTAAAAGGAAGGGGGAGAAAAGTTTATGA